DNA sequence from the Coffea eugenioides isolate CCC68of chromosome 9, Ceug_1.0, whole genome shotgun sequence genome:
ATAGAAACGTAAAGCAAGTCAGTAGCATGTGGGTTAAACTGCCCCCTCAGCAGTTCCCTAGGGTTTCCAGCAGCAAAGGccacatatatcatccaaaaccCCGGCAATAGCTGCACCACCAATCAAGGGTCCAATCCAATAAACTGCCTGATTTTTTAAGCTCCCTTCAACAAGAGCACATCCAAAAGAGTATGCCGGATTCATTGATCCGCCGGTGAAGGACCCTGATGCCAAAATATTGACACCTGCAATCAATCCGATCGCCAAAGGTCCAATGGCTTCAAAGGGTCCATGGTTTTATTTGACTCGGGCAATGAGATTAATCCGAGGTTTTCCATCCTTTCTcccttcttcccttttcttctccacGATTTTGGCAAAgtatttgactttttttttttggttaaatgtCAACTTGTATATATGAGTAATAATTACGGTTATGTTTGCACAACAAAATTACAAAAGACTGGCAACTGCCCGGAAGTCATTGTGGGCTTCTCTATTAAGCCACACAAGGAAGGATTGCTTCCACCTAGTTTCTTGAATCAGGTTAATAGCTAATTTAGCTAAACCATGGCTACACATATTCATTTCTCTCCTAATGTAAAAGAAAGTACATTTCCAAAAGGAGCAACTCAGTTGTCTGATGTCTTCAATTAGCATGTCCATTGAGGTTAGGCCTTGACATCCTGTATTGATTCTATCCATAGCAGCTTTGCAATCAGAAAGAATCAATAAAAATGTCATGTTTTCCTCTATGGCCTTGCCCAATGCTGTTCGGATGGCTATAGCCTCCATTTCTGTCGCATCTTTGGCTCCTGAGTGTGGGATAGACCAAGTCACAAGTATCCTGCCATTGTTAACTTTAGCAATAATCCTCACTCCTACTTTAGCTTTGCCTTAGCTCATTCCAGCATCCGTGTACATGATATTTTTATGTTGTTCCATCTGTCCAACTAGCATGCAATGTCTATCTCCTAGCTGAGAAATCTCTTCGTTGGCCCTCTTAACATCTCTTCCAGCCTCATCATATTCCATCCATTCCTCCATAGCTTTTTTGGATGCTTGGTGCCCCTCCTTCAGTGCTTGGTTAAAATTTCACTCATTCCTTGTCTTCCAGATTTGCCAGAGGAAGTTGGCTGTGATTTCAATGTGTTTATTCCCATCATTCCTTGATCTAGCTTCCTGCATCTGCTCCCACCATTTCCAAAAGTTCCAACTATGATCTCTGATATTGTCCCATGAAATAGGAAAGGTTGCCCAAGCTTGCTCTCTTACCTTGCACTTCAGTAAGGCATGTTCAATTGTTTCTTGCTCTTCTCCACAGCACTTACATAAAGGATCCCCCTTGCCAATCCTTCTAAAAATTTCCTCGTTAGTGGGGAGGATGCAATGGAGACATTTTCAcaggaagtgtttgattttGTGCTGGATGTTCAGTCCCCACAATTGATTCCATATCTTGGACCTTTCTTTGTTTGTACTGGAGTTTGTTTGCGTTCTATTCATCTCATTCATCTCCTTGATTCTGTTTTTGGCCCTTGCATACCCGGATTTAGTGGAATAGGACCCATTTGCGGTGTATCTCCACTTGTATCTGTCTTTTTTTGAAATAAGCTTAGAGGTATTTGCAAAATCACCTCTGCTTCCTCTTTTGAGAACAGAGCTGTGACGAGGTACTTGTTCCATTGCTTCCCCTTGATCAAATTGTAGACCTTGGTCGTTTGACATCCCGCTGGCTTTGGAGAGGTGACTTTCCTAGTCTTTGAGCATTCTACCCATCTATCCTCCCAGATATCCACTGATGCACCATCGCCTACATGCTTCCAGACCCCACTTTCAAGTAACTCTAATGAGCTATGCAAACTTTGCCAAATCCAAGAAGCTCCAGCCTTTACTTTGGACTAAAAAATATTAGGTTTAGGAAAATACTTGTTTTTCATCACCTTACTCACCAACAAGTTGGGACAAGTAAATAGCCTCCATGCCTGTTTGGCTAGCAAAGCTTCATTAAAGCAAAGTAAATCCCTAAACCCAAGTCccccattctttttcctttccacTATATCAGTTCATTTCTTCCAGTGCATTCTTTTTTCCCCTTGGTCATTTTTCCACCAGAATCTGCCCATCATCCCGTTTAACTCTTTGCATAGGCTCTTTGACAGTCTGAAAACTGACATAGCATAAGAGGGGAGTGCCAAAGCAACAGATTTGAGTAGCACCTCTTTCCTTGCATTACTCAGTAGTTTGCCTTTCTAGTTCTGAATCCTTGACATcatattttctttaacaaaCTTGAACACACTATTTTGGACCTACCAACAACTAATGGTAGGCCCAAGTACTTCTCTTGCGACACCTGTAGGATTCCTCCTAGTTTCTGCATCACCTCAGCCTTTTCTCTCTCGCTTGAATTTTTGCTAAAGAAGACTGCTGATTTGTTGATATTAACTTGCTGTCCAGAAGCTTTTCCGTAGCAATCCAAGATTTCCTTTATGTGTCCTGCTTCATTACCATTAGCCTTACAAAAAATTAGAGAATCATCAGCGAAGAATAGATGAGAAACATAGGGGCCCTGCCTTGAGATTTTAACTCCTGTAATTTGGTTGTTTCTGACTACGTTATTTAGTAGGTTAGAAAGGCCTTCAGCACAGAACAGAAAAAGGTAAGGGGAAAGGGGATCTCCTTGTCTAATCCCTCTAGCTGGTCTTACATATCCACGTTTGACTCCATTAACATTGAAAGAAAAAGACACAGTGGAAAGACAGCCATGAATCCATCTAATCCATAGAGGGGCGAAACCCATTTTATAGAGGATGACATAAAGAAATTTCTATTCGACTCTATCATAGACTCTAGACAAATCAAGTTTTATAGCCATGTACCCATCCCTCCCCTCCCTTTTTGAATTCAGCCAATGCATGTACTCATGACTCACCATGACATTGTCTAGAATTTGCCTATTGGGAACAAAAGCTGCTTGGGAATAACTAATGCAGGAGCTAAGAAGAGGTTTGAGCCTATTCACAAGAATCTTCTAGATGATTTTGTATAAAACATTGCATAAGCTGATGGGCATAAAGTAGCCAATGTTCAGGGAGGTGTCTATTTTAGGAATAAGTGTGACCAGGGTCTCATTGATAGCTTTTGAAAGGAAGCCAGTGTGCAAGAAACTTTGTATAGTGTTCATTACATCTATTTTAACGATATTTGATAATCTTTGAAAGAAAATAGGGGACATACCGCCGGGTCGGGAGATTTGTTTGGATGCATGGAGAAAACTGCAATTTTGACTTCCTTCTTTGTTACAGGCAGGGACGGagccagaaatttatttttgggggggtgaaatgtattaaaaaatttttttgtgacgaaataaatatatttaataagtaaaatttagaatcaataattataaaaataataaaaacatataattatacatacccaaaaatttgttattgattAACACTTGAAGTATTGGTAGTTGTTGCACTCGAATAACGAAGAGGAGGCAATTGCATTCTGCGAGTCTTCATCCGTTGAAAACGCTGCAATATTTGCTCATTTTCAATTGTTGCAAAAATATCCTTCTCGATGTATACAACCAGACAGTCATTCATCCACTCGTCTCCCATTTTGTTGCGCAAATCAGTCTTGACAATATTCATTGCAGAAAATACTCTTTCAACAGAAGCAGTCGCAACTGGTAGAACTAATGCCAACTGGATCAGACGATAAACCAATGGAAAAACTGTATTTTTACCAGTTTTAACCATTTGTTGAGCAAGACTTCCCAAATCTCCAACTTCTGAAAATTGAGGATCGCGTTGCacattataaatataatttcgAAGTTGAGACTCAAGATATAAATAATCGTTACTTGAGAAGTCTTCAGGATATAAATCAGCAAGACGGAGTAGTTTCTGCACATTGAATTGAGAGAAAGAACTTTTTGGATCAAGACATGCTATGCAACTAAGCAATTCCGTGCTAACTTCCGAGAAACGATTATTCATCTCTTGTATAATTAAATCAACAACCTGACAtcacaacaataataaaattaataactaaGAAAATCTGTTAACAAGTAACAAATGTaatgaaataataatttcaaaaataataccTCACAAAAAATTTCCACGCGATAATGATGAAAATTAGTGATGGTTTGACCTCTGCTACTGCGCCTGGCATTGCCACGGATTGCTATACTGTCTTCCATATCAATCACGGGAATCATATTCAACTCACAAAAATTGTTGACTTCATCTAAAATTATTTGCCATCCCTCTTCCCTAAAGTCTTGCAATTGAGATTTCATAGTATCAATCAAACTCATGGGTTGGACAATATTTTGATCCCTTTGTTGCAAAACAAGTGACAAGTCATTTGTGATTCCCAATAAATACTTCATCAGGTGCAATGCAAAAACAAACTCATAATCATTCATTCTATCAATCAAACCCCTGGCCATGCCTCTATTGTCAGAAGTGGTGGCATCATCTTGTATATTTCCCAATATTCCAATCACCGAAACCCACATAGAGGATAGACGAAGTAATGTTAGATAGTGTGATCCCCAACGAGTATCCCCTGGTCTTGCTAAactagtttcttgatttttgccTTTTCCACTAATAATATCTCCACTGTCTAAAAGTGTAACAATTTTATCATGTTCTATTTGTCTTAATTGATCTCTCCTTTTACATGATGCTACAGTTAAATTGACAATCATAGAGACATAGACAAAGAATTCACTGACAATGATATTTCCCTtagcaacaacaacaataactAACTGGAGTTGGTGAGCAAAACAGTGAATATACATCGCATAGGGATTTTCTTGTAATATAAGGGCCTTCAAACCATTGAACTCACCTCGCATATTTGAAGCTCCATCATATCCTTGACCTCTCAATTTGGATAATGATAATCCGTGTTGCGCGAATAAAGAATCAATTGCATCTTTCAAACAAAGAGATGTGGTGTCAGACACATGTACAATTGCAAGGAAACGTTCAATCACACGCCCTTCTTTGTTCACATATCTCAAAACAACTCCCATTTGCTCTTTCACTGAACTGTCTCGAGACTCATCAACTATTAGGGAAAAATAATTGTCTCTAATATCATTGATTATAACACTTGTGATCTCTGAGGCACAAGCATGTGCCAGATCTTTTTGAATCATTGGAGAAGTTAGTTGATTATTTGCAGGAGCATTTTGATTTACAACCTCAAAAATCTCAGTATTTCGCTGGCTATACCACTcaaacaattcaagaaaattgcCTCTATTTGAAGAACTAGTTGACTCATCATTTCCACGAAAAGCCAATCCTTGCTTCAAAAGAAAGCGGGTCACATCCAGAGCAGCAGTTAAACGGGTGCGATATGCAATATCTATTTCGCGCCCACAAGATCGTAGCACATTTGACACACTATGCATTTGATCTTGAAAACTTTCAAACTGTATTCTAGCATCATTATGGCAACTATTCACAGCTCTAATATGTTCATTAAATCTTTCCATTGCCTTTTTCCAATTATTGAATCCCGTTTTTGTAAAGGCATCCTCTGCATATCGACCTCCcttattttgtgttttgaaaAGAAAGCACCAAAAGCAAAACGCCGCATCTTTCGATATGCTATACTCTAACCATACAAACTTTTGATACCAACTATCTTGGAAACTTCTATGTTGTTTACCAAATGATGTTTTTGGATACATATGGCCAATCGGTTGGCAAGGTCCCCTAGTCAAATACTCTCTTCGGATATGGTCTCGAAGAGAAATATCAAATTTCTCAACTGATTTTCGTAATTTCGGATCACTAACAATATCATTTAAATTCAATTCCACACAAGATTGATTTTGAACTGGTTCACTAATATTAGGCTCATTTAGGTTTAAAGAAGATTCACCACTACGGACTCGTTTAGGTTTAAAGAATCTCTCCATTTTCTGTCACAATTAAATAATTGTggttaaattcaataaaattatgcaattcaataatcaattaatttaaaattcatataaatAATTCTTTAATTTAATAATAAATTCATATTACTTATATTTCTCAATTTATAAAATTCATTatataaaattatcaaaaagttaaaataaggtACAACTAAATACCCATATAATCTCTAATTCAATctcataaaattttgaatttatatttacattcaaaatttctaattcacataattaattcttaaaatttcaaatataaaactatcaaaattttaaaaactaaataCAACCTAAAATCTATACAATttctaaactaatttctaatttaaatttaatatcattaaattttttaatgtaaTCTTTCAAATTCTTAAATTACATTAacataaactaaataaaaattaatcttaatcaaattaatatcaagatactcaaaattcaaaaataatttaaacatataattaacaaaaatataaagatgaatattgtaatttaaaccaaaaaacTAACCTAAAAGATTTATGTGAATGGAATGGTGGAGAGTTGGAGTCTTGGAGCCTTGAATTGAAGGCTTGAAGCAGGATGGTAGAATCTCAACTGAAgcttcttggagttcttggagcCTGGCGTCTTCTTCTTGGAGTTGGAGTCTTGTTTGCCCTTTGGCACTGGCGGCGTGCTTTTGCATCAGATGAAGCCTTAGGGCTTCATctgatgtattttttttttcccctcattatacaaaacgacgtcgttcCACTAAAAGtgaaacgacgtcgttttgtatttagagggcaaaaaaaaaaattcaaaatgaaatgGGTCATCTTCTTCCTCAGCAGTCAGCACGGCAGCGGCTTTCCAGCTTTTCTTCACTTCCTCTGCAGCATTCATGGAGCCATGGAGGATGGTAGATCTGGATCACCGTGGGGGGGCTGGGCTGGGTTGGGCTGGCCACCGGaatcccctatatatagggggttttcaAGCAGCTtgggggggcttaagcccccaccaGCCCCCCCTTAAATCCGTGGCTGGTTACAGGTCTGGTAAGTTGCATATTCATCTGCTCAGTGATAGTCCTAGGAATACCATTTAGAATCTCCTTAAAATTTGAAGGCTGTGAAGACGTGAAGAGCTGGTCGTAGAATTGAGCAATTTCCGTTCCTATTTCATCATCAGTTGTGCACCATCCTTCCTGATCCTTCTCAAGTCTAGTTATTATGTTCCTTTTCCTTCTGTTACCCACACAGGCATGGAAGTATGCTGTATTCTTGTCCCCATTTTGAAGCCAACTGGTTCTTGTTCTTTGGCTCCAAATCAGTTCCTTGTGCTTATAGGCCTTAGACAGTTACTTCCAGAGTAAATTGAGGGATACTTTCCTATTAATCCCATCCCCGGTCTTTGCTGCTTGCATCTCTTCTTTGATCCTTTTAATTTCCTTTTGGCTGTTCAGATTTATCGTTTTGCTCCATGCTGAAAGTGCCATTCTGCATTGCTTAATCTTCTTACTAATTCTAAAGCCTCTAGACCCCACTTGGTGTTTACCCCATGCCTCTTTGATTACCCCCTCCACTTTCCTATATTGGAGCCACCTCGGGTCAAAATGaaatcttctttttggtttCCTAAACTTAGGCTCTGTATCCAGTAGGATAACATTGTGATCAGACGCTTTATTGTCAATATGTATCACCCTAGCATCTTTGAATTTTTCACACCATTCTACACTTGCAAGAGCTCTGTCCAACCTTTGTTTAATCTCATCCTCCCCTTCCCATAGGTTACTCCAAGTCCATGGAAGGCCTTCAAAGCCAATATCCAGCGGCTCAATATTGTTTGTgaagtttttgaaattaatGAAAGTCCAATTAGGCCTAGTTCTACCCCccccatttttctttattagagGTAATGTCATTAAAGTCCCCAATTAGCACTTTATTATTACCCCAGATTTTGTTCCTGCTACACAAAAAGTCCCACTAATTTTTCCTGATTTTATCATCAGTACTAGCATAAACAAAAATGCACCACCAATTTCCAGTTTCATTATCAGAATTCAAAAGTAGTTCTATGGTAAACTGGGTAGACAAAATATTAACTATCTTAGTATGATTATTCCAAAAAACTGCCAGACCCCCAGCTTTACCAATGGGGTCAACTAAAACCATCTCCTCATATCCTATTTTCCTTTTAAAgcctttcaaaatttttttttgattttttgtttctcATAAAAAGATAATACTAGGGGAGTGGAGGTGAATTACCTCCTTAAGACAGGGAATAGTCAAGGAGCTCCCTGTGCCTCGACAATTCCACGCCACCACCTTCATGTGAGCTTGGGAGGCCAATTTAGACTGGCCTCCATGACCTCAACTTCTGACCCATTTTCACTCGTCTGCTTCCGTTTACATTTCTTGGCCATGACCTTATCAATTTGCATGTGCTTCTCCTCTTCCTCTTCCAATGTTAATCTTCTTTTGGCAGCTGACATTGAACCCTGCTTGTTCATGTCAATCATTGATAAGGGATTCCTATCCATCCGCACTTGTTGACCTTTCCCGTCTCTCCTTGTTACCTTGATCTgctttcttcctttgttttccaCTTCTATGTTTGCGGGTTGGTGGTTGGTCCTACCTTGGCTTACTGCTGAAAACTTTATGTCTGTGTTCTGGAAAGAGAGGTTTTGTTCTCCTACTTCCCCGACGGTTTCCTCTGTTATGTCCATGTGTTCCATCGAGTCCTGGTTCAACTCTTCTTTGTTTTGGAAGTTTTGTTGGTCCACACTGTTTATTGGGCCTGGGCTTATATTATCCTTGACTTCCCTCCTCC
Encoded proteins:
- the LOC113783871 gene encoding uncharacterized protein LOC113783871, with amino-acid sequence MQKHAASAKGQTRLQLQEEDARLQELQEASVEILPSCFKPSIQGSKTPTLHHSIHINLLEVGDLGSLAQQMVKTGKNTVFPLVYRLIQLALVLPVATASVERVFSAMNIVKTDLRNKMGDEWMNDCLVVYIEKDIFATIENEQILQRFQRMKTRRMQLPPLRYSSATTTNTSSVNQ